The following proteins are encoded in a genomic region of Cellulomonas sp. ES6:
- a CDS encoding ABC transporter ATP-binding protein: MTALDVRAPGADEAPARPVVELRQVARVFPGEPPVHALHPSDLRIDAGDYVSIVGPSGSGKSTLLNLLGLLDRPTSGEYLLDGVSTRTASEAQRSALRGGRIGFVFQAFHLLPHRTVLDNVLLATLYSGVPRAERRQRALAALDRVHLGHRLGFRPPVLSGGERQRVAVARAVVTSPHVLLADEPTGNLDTQNSAGVLDLFDELHADGLTLVVITHDAAVSARAQRRVRIADGRLSEIA, encoded by the coding sequence GTGACGGCCCTCGACGTCCGGGCCCCCGGCGCGGACGAGGCGCCGGCGCGGCCGGTGGTCGAGCTGCGGCAGGTGGCCCGCGTGTTCCCGGGCGAGCCGCCGGTGCACGCGCTGCACCCCAGCGACCTGCGGATCGACGCGGGCGACTACGTGTCGATCGTCGGCCCGTCCGGGTCCGGCAAGTCCACCCTGCTCAACCTGCTGGGCCTGCTGGACCGCCCGACGTCCGGCGAGTACCTGCTGGACGGCGTCTCCACCCGCACCGCGTCGGAGGCGCAGCGGTCGGCGCTGCGCGGCGGGCGCATCGGGTTCGTGTTCCAGGCGTTCCACCTGCTGCCGCACCGCACGGTGCTCGACAACGTCCTGCTCGCCACCCTGTACAGCGGGGTCCCGCGGGCCGAGCGGCGGCAGCGGGCGCTGGCGGCGCTCGACCGCGTGCACCTCGGGCACCGGCTCGGGTTCCGGCCGCCGGTGCTGTCCGGCGGCGAGCGCCAGCGCGTCGCCGTGGCCCGGGCCGTCGTGACGTCGCCACACGTGCTGCTGGCCGACGAGCCGACCGGCAACCTCGACACCCAGAACTCCGCGGGCGTGCTCGACCTGTTCGACGAGCTGCACGCCGACGGGCTCACCCTGGTGGTCATCACGCACGACGCCGCGGTGTCCGCCCGCGCGCAGCGCCGCGTGCGGATCGCCGACGGCCGGCTGAGCGAGATCGCCTGA
- a CDS encoding helix-turn-helix domain-containing protein yields MTILTMVWALKKAPVPPNDPVAHLVLIAYADHANDDGTAAWPSVATVASYARCTPRTVHTKLRLLLEHGLMRPGDQQLVDHLPANRRPVVYDLVMNPDDTPGCAASDPLGNETAGQAGVKFLHPKTGPVEAVAVDNSGSGVNPASPQKTEPVDNPSPGVNAASPQPVEKPDPGVKHVSPQAPAWGERQRTSGVKLSSDKPPLEPPKKNQGSPPSGTSPAVIHNQPPPRARLDRCAEHQRVAIPPPCAKCGDARRAHDALAALEPQTCPHGEPRGQHRCALCRRGLLPGVAAWDVQSQPISPTRRTA; encoded by the coding sequence ATGACCATCCTCACGATGGTGTGGGCGCTGAAGAAGGCACCTGTGCCCCCCAACGACCCGGTCGCGCACCTCGTGCTTATCGCCTACGCCGACCACGCCAACGACGATGGCACCGCCGCCTGGCCCTCGGTCGCCACCGTCGCCAGCTACGCGCGCTGCACCCCCCGCACCGTGCACACCAAGCTCCGGCTGCTCCTCGAGCACGGACTCATGCGACCGGGCGACCAGCAGCTCGTCGACCACCTGCCGGCGAACCGCCGTCCCGTCGTCTACGACCTCGTCATGAACCCCGACGACACCCCCGGCTGTGCCGCGAGCGACCCGCTCGGCAACGAAACCGCAGGTCAGGCTGGGGTGAAATTCCTTCACCCCAAGACCGGCCCCGTCGAGGCCGTTGCTGTGGATAACTCGGGCTCTGGGGTGAACCCTGCTTCACCCCAGAAGACCGAACCTGTGGATAACCCTAGCCCTGGGGTGAACGCCGCTTCACCCCAGCCTGTGGAAAAGCCCGATCCTGGGGTGAAGCACGTTTCACCTCAGGCGCCGGCCTGGGGTGAACGACAGCGCACGTCTGGGGTGAAGCTGTCTTCAGACAAACCACCCCTAGAACCACCCAAGAAGAACCAGGGGTCACCCCCGTCGGGAACCTCACCAGCGGTTATCCACAACCAGCCGCCCCCGAGGGCCCGGCTCGATCGCTGCGCAGAGCACCAGCGCGTCGCCATCCCGCCGCCGTGCGCCAAGTGCGGCGACGCCCGACGAGCTCACGACGCCCTCGCCGCTCTCGAACCGCAGACGTGCCCGCACGGCGAGCCCCGGGGTCAGCACCGATGCGCCTTGTGCCGGCGCGGCCTCCTGCCCGGAGTCGCCGCCTGGGACGTCCAATCTCAACCGATTAGCCCCACCCGACGGACCGCCTGA
- a CDS encoding AAA family ATPase, translating into MTPTITAVGNQKGGVGKTATTLGIADALAAADQRVLVLDLDPQANLTLTLEAAGEYDMFDVLSASEPGTLGQAIVPTSWTGIDAVPGSTQLARIEAESMIAPELRLKTAAWGAAELEGYDHVLIDTPPALGRLTLNALIYAHQVIVVTEAESFSVAAVGQYLQTVQAVRKNPQLNPGLRLAGILINQVSNPRTNEHSRRITELHDAFGTAVRAPLLPHRAAVTDSNSTHTPITGLKGAGAAVMRLLYSEHARWIREEAA; encoded by the coding sequence ATGACACCCACGATCACCGCCGTTGGCAACCAGAAGGGCGGTGTCGGCAAGACCGCCACCACACTCGGCATCGCCGACGCCCTCGCAGCCGCCGACCAGCGCGTTCTGGTCCTCGACCTCGACCCGCAGGCCAACCTCACCCTCACGCTCGAAGCCGCGGGGGAATATGACATGTTCGACGTCCTGAGCGCCAGTGAGCCCGGCACCCTGGGTCAGGCCATCGTCCCGACGTCCTGGACGGGCATCGACGCGGTCCCCGGCAGCACCCAGCTCGCACGGATCGAAGCGGAGTCGATGATCGCCCCCGAGTTGCGCCTCAAGACTGCTGCATGGGGCGCGGCTGAGCTCGAGGGCTACGACCACGTCCTCATCGACACCCCGCCCGCCCTCGGCCGCCTCACCCTCAACGCCCTGATCTACGCCCACCAGGTCATCGTCGTCACCGAAGCCGAGTCGTTCTCCGTCGCAGCCGTCGGCCAGTACCTGCAGACCGTCCAGGCCGTCCGGAAGAACCCCCAGCTCAACCCCGGGCTCCGACTCGCAGGCATCCTCATCAACCAGGTCAGCAACCCCAGGACGAACGAGCACAGCCGACGCATCACCGAACTGCACGACGCCTTCGGTACCGCGGTACGAGCACCGCTGCTCCCACACCGCGCGGCCGTCACCGACTCGAACAGCACCCACACACCCATCACCGGCCTGAAGGGTGCCGGAGCGGCCGTCATGCGTCTGCTCTACAGCGAGCACGCACGCTGGATCCGTGAGGAGGCGGCGTGA
- a CDS encoding AAA family ATPase: MIEYVRIENFRSIRTLAMTGLADYNAIVGLNSAGKSNVLRALNLFFNNFVDESEEPLDFSEDYSSFAPSGKKKRVAVTVGISLGPNFKVPRQKEFETRHRLESVVYIERVWNLARDTQANEESFQFGPDLTSMIDAQPEDLSAILAYIRAVRFVYIPNHTRPADLIRQELEPLRSTLVARLRSTVAYKDSNVNDVLAELGRLGDRMFGDVSRRLQAGLPDTSISATLPDDFADLLFDVGVSAISSGRARAPEYEGSGAQSFMLLHILDLADRTRRSGGFGWVQASVWAIEEPESFLHAGLRAQFSTDLFEYAGDPRRQVFVTTHQDELVRVARHAWTAAKRPDGDTGLTKASAKDALRDATRREITSFRHPLFTSTDRPIVIVEGRYDAIYIKAAIESLELRPRWRLLSPQDAFGDEVGGDSVLPYIQWNSAVVESRPEIAPIIVLRDWEAKDVTKYDKHLSGHPYSRALICDASLVNPDLDESWVGIERYLTSDSIRATIPSTRIGLESSDPESRLTIKRAALEEFKSALARRVAEGEDPGDHLRSLTRWLDEQVESIVNEIPSRAFVDS, translated from the coding sequence GTGATCGAATACGTTCGGATCGAGAATTTTCGTTCCATCCGGACTTTAGCCATGACCGGACTCGCCGACTATAACGCCATCGTAGGCCTGAACAGCGCAGGAAAATCCAACGTACTGCGAGCCCTGAACCTGTTCTTCAACAACTTCGTCGACGAGTCGGAGGAGCCGCTTGATTTCAGCGAAGACTACAGCTCCTTTGCCCCCTCGGGCAAGAAAAAGCGCGTTGCGGTTACCGTTGGAATCTCGCTTGGCCCCAATTTCAAGGTGCCCCGCCAAAAAGAATTCGAGACTCGTCACCGCCTAGAGTCGGTCGTCTACATTGAGCGAGTCTGGAATTTGGCGCGCGACACCCAGGCCAATGAGGAATCATTCCAATTTGGCCCCGACCTCACGTCCATGATCGACGCGCAGCCAGAAGATCTGTCGGCCATCCTGGCCTATATTCGAGCGGTGCGGTTCGTGTACATCCCGAACCACACGCGCCCCGCTGATCTGATTCGCCAGGAGTTGGAGCCGCTACGCAGCACGCTCGTCGCCCGCCTGAGGTCGACGGTCGCGTACAAAGACTCGAACGTCAACGATGTTCTCGCGGAACTCGGGCGTCTGGGCGACCGAATGTTTGGCGACGTCTCGAGGCGGCTACAAGCCGGCCTCCCTGACACGTCCATCTCGGCGACTCTGCCAGACGATTTCGCAGACCTTCTATTCGACGTAGGTGTAAGTGCAATTTCCAGCGGGAGAGCCCGAGCGCCCGAGTACGAGGGCTCCGGCGCCCAGTCCTTTATGCTTCTCCATATCCTGGATCTAGCCGACCGGACCCGCAGGTCTGGCGGTTTTGGCTGGGTGCAGGCCAGCGTCTGGGCGATAGAGGAGCCCGAGAGCTTCCTTCACGCCGGACTGCGAGCACAGTTCTCCACCGACCTCTTTGAGTACGCCGGGGACCCGCGACGACAGGTCTTCGTCACGACTCACCAGGATGAGCTCGTCCGGGTTGCCCGCCACGCGTGGACCGCAGCGAAGCGCCCCGACGGCGACACCGGCCTTACCAAGGCGAGTGCAAAGGATGCGCTTCGCGACGCAACGAGGCGTGAAATTACATCATTTCGGCACCCCCTGTTTACGTCGACCGATCGCCCGATCGTGATCGTCGAAGGGCGCTACGATGCCATCTACATAAAGGCCGCAATTGAGTCCTTGGAATTGCGGCCGCGCTGGCGACTACTGTCCCCTCAAGATGCTTTCGGTGACGAGGTCGGCGGCGACTCTGTCCTCCCGTACATACAATGGAACTCGGCAGTCGTAGAATCTCGTCCCGAGATTGCACCAATCATCGTCCTGCGGGATTGGGAGGCGAAGGACGTGACCAAGTACGACAAGCATCTCAGCGGCCACCCTTACTCCCGGGCGCTGATCTGCGATGCTTCTCTAGTCAACCCAGACCTCGACGAATCATGGGTGGGAATCGAACGCTACCTTACCTCCGACAGTATTAGGGCAACGATTCCTTCGACCCGAATCGGCCTGGAGTCGTCTGATCCCGAGTCGCGACTGACAATCAAACGGGCCGCACTCGAAGAGTTCAAGTCCGCCCTCGCCAGGCGCGTTGCGGAGGGGGAGGACCCTGGCGACCACTTGCGGTCACTGACCCGCTGGCTGGACGAGCAAGTCGAGTCGATTGTGAATGAGATTCCGTCCCGGGCTTTTGTTGACTCATGA